In a single window of the Orbaceae bacterium lpD04 genome:
- the yidA gene encoding sugar-phosphatase yields the protein MSIKLIAIDLDGTLLNSHHQVSNRIKTAIANATHKGVHIVLASGRPYTGIKQYLAELGLNSREHFCISNNGSLIHQADTGEHLNEFLLDFESYQELEQLSHQIDVSIHALGDDKMFTSNRHIGQYTVHDAYLTQTPLFYCPADEMDPSSSFSKVMFSAQPELLTLAESKIPSHFYQKYTLVRSTPFFLECLNLGANKGIAMQVVADKLKINHDEMMCIGDQNNDLPMFDYAKYKIAMGNASDAIKDKATFVTTSNDEDGVAVAIEKFVS from the coding sequence ATGTCGATTAAACTTATCGCAATTGATCTAGATGGCACGTTATTAAATAGTCATCATCAGGTGAGTAATAGAATAAAAACAGCCATTGCTAATGCGACCCACAAAGGGGTTCACATAGTATTAGCATCGGGTCGCCCTTATACCGGAATCAAACAATATTTAGCTGAGCTTGGTCTAAATAGCCGTGAACATTTTTGCATTAGTAATAATGGTAGCCTTATTCATCAAGCCGATACCGGCGAGCACTTAAATGAATTTTTATTAGATTTTGAAAGCTATCAAGAGTTAGAGCAGCTATCACACCAAATTGATGTTTCAATCCACGCCCTTGGTGATGATAAAATGTTTACCTCGAATCGGCATATCGGCCAGTATACCGTGCATGATGCCTATTTAACGCAAACCCCATTATTTTACTGTCCTGCTGATGAAATGGATCCATCGTCATCTTTTAGTAAGGTTATGTTTTCAGCTCAGCCTGAGTTATTAACTCTTGCTGAAAGCAAAATCCCGAGCCATTTTTACCAAAAATATACCTTAGTTAGAAGTACGCCATTCTTCCTTGAATGTCTAAATTTAGGTGCGAACAAAGGGATTGCAATGCAAGTTGTTGCTGATAAGTTAAAAATTAATCACGATGAAATGATGTGTATTGGCGATCAAAATAATGACTTACCGATGTTTGATTATGCTAAATATAAAATTGCCATGGGCAATGCCAGTGATGCGATAAAAGATAAAGCTACCTTTGTTACTACCAGTAATGATGAAGATGGTGTGGCTGTCGCGATTGAAAAATTTGTTAGTTAA
- a CDS encoding restriction endonuclease FokI C-terminal domain-containing protein, whose amino-acid sequence MKTRTYGWVQNPSSFSNLKKIVQIFDINSPHYQDLKLNLLKNIYFTNIKAELQKKFDKNVKVFSYVELVGTSKNKLGKSPKNRQDAVANSIIQVSITPQQAKKTGKTWTDNWTSDGFLRWAVSLNFIKVDIKKDIFSITENGLSFSQSTSGSSEETGILQIALLAYPPATQILSLLDSANQYCTKYYLGANLGFRGEKGFTSYNEDIMFDWLNSADNKEKKKIKSDVEGTSDKYARGICNWLKNVGFVKTGAAKKIFSDGKEEKFQGYKITGKGLSALRRSQGSSKNKQIEKFVMWEFFATDGQNRDYVRARRAFIVKFLTKPIILKQLIKKLGEKGFHDSQEIIESDIQGLKYFGLRIEQKNDKLFLLDKINNFHIPDLNFTRELKNDQIEKRKEKFLKITSLPMKYIELLEIAYDGKRNRDFEIVTIELFKEIYKINAKLLGGSRKPDGLIFDQNFGVIIDTKAYSNGYTKNIAQADEMIRYIEDNRRKCKTRNPNCWWENFPADIPKNNYYFLWISSKFINNFNEQLIYTANQTETKGAALNVEQLLLGAAAIMKGNIAISNLINYFDNKEILFADSPISS is encoded by the coding sequence ATGAAAACTAGGACTTATGGCTGGGTACAAAACCCATCTTCATTTTCTAACTTAAAAAAAATAGTGCAAATCTTTGATATTAATTCGCCTCACTATCAAGATTTGAAATTAAATTTATTAAAAAATATTTACTTTACTAATATTAAAGCAGAGCTCCAAAAAAAATTTGATAAAAATGTAAAAGTATTTTCATATGTTGAACTTGTAGGGACTTCAAAGAATAAATTGGGCAAAAGCCCTAAAAACCGACAAGATGCTGTTGCTAATTCAATTATCCAGGTGAGTATCACTCCACAGCAAGCAAAAAAAACTGGAAAAACGTGGACTGATAATTGGACTTCTGATGGGTTTTTACGCTGGGCTGTCAGTTTAAATTTTATAAAGGTAGATATAAAAAAAGACATATTTTCTATTACGGAAAATGGGTTATCATTTTCCCAGTCAACATCAGGTTCAAGTGAGGAGACTGGTATTTTACAAATAGCGCTACTTGCTTATCCTCCTGCTACACAAATTTTATCTCTCTTAGATAGTGCAAATCAATATTGTACTAAATATTATTTAGGTGCGAACTTAGGTTTTAGAGGGGAAAAGGGTTTCACTTCATATAATGAAGATATTATGTTTGATTGGTTAAACTCAGCAGACAATAAAGAAAAGAAAAAAATTAAATCAGATGTTGAAGGGACTAGTGATAAGTATGCAAGAGGTATATGTAATTGGTTAAAAAACGTTGGATTCGTTAAAACGGGTGCCGCGAAAAAGATATTTTCTGATGGTAAAGAGGAGAAATTCCAAGGATATAAAATTACAGGAAAGGGCTTGTCTGCTTTACGTCGCTCACAAGGTAGCTCAAAAAACAAACAGATTGAAAAATTTGTAATGTGGGAGTTTTTCGCTACTGATGGTCAAAATCGAGATTATGTTCGTGCACGTAGAGCCTTTATTGTTAAATTTCTTACAAAACCAATTATTCTGAAACAGTTAATAAAAAAATTAGGTGAAAAAGGATTTCATGATAGCCAAGAAATTATAGAGTCTGATATTCAAGGGCTAAAGTATTTTGGACTTCGTATTGAGCAGAAAAATGATAAATTATTCTTGCTAGATAAAATTAATAATTTTCACATCCCTGATCTTAATTTTACACGAGAATTAAAAAATGACCAGATTGAGAAACGTAAGGAAAAATTTTTAAAAATTACTTCACTTCCGATGAAGTATATTGAATTATTAGAAATTGCTTATGATGGAAAAAGAAATAGAGATTTTGAAATAGTAACAATAGAACTTTTCAAAGAAATTTATAAAATTAATGCAAAATTATTAGGTGGAAGTAGAAAACCGGATGGATTGATATTTGACCAAAATTTTGGTGTAATTATTGATACAAAAGCCTATTCTAATGGATATACTAAAAATATTGCACAAGCAGATGAGATGATTCGTTATATTGAAGATAATCGACGAAAATGTAAAACCCGTAATCCTAATTGCTGGTGGGAGAATTTCCCAGCGGATATACCTAAAAATAATTATTATTTTTTATGGATATCTAGTAAATTCATTAACAATTTTAATGAACAACTCATATATACTGCAAATCAAACAGAAACAAAAGGTGCAGCGCTTAATGTGGAACAACTTCTTTTAGGTGCGGCTGCCATAATGAAAGGGAACATAGCTATTTCGAATTTAATTAATTATTTTGATAATAAAGAAATTCTATTTGCTGATTCCCCAATTAGTAGTTAG
- a CDS encoding Dam family site-specific DNA-(adenine-N6)-methyltransferase, which translates to MRYIGSKKLLLPEIKKMLDKHVIGDEKIFLDLFGGTNSVGLYFKKHYTIYSNDLLYFSYVNAKALIENNSQPTFNQLVKNGISNPLEFLMKAPINNSKIGYYEQSYSPTGDAMYISTVNAKKIDVVRDTLSDWQSQGLITQLEFFYLLNCLIESIPFVSNITGTYGAFLKYWDKRALNNLQFEPSMILDNERHNKAFNENANELVKKISADIVYIDTPYNSRQYASNYHLLENVARNSKPELKGITKIFDWKNLKSNYSNTKAALIDMEELLHNIDSTHIILSYNNEGIISEDDLHGLMKKASSNNLVDVCRIPYRKYQSKKKSTTSDVYELLFYIQKKNRTKRISNSKAASPNIQILENGKLIKSPLNYIGGKYRLLKQILPLFPANIETFVDLFSGGANVGINVNAKKHIFNDMNYRINEMFRYFQLENPIILIEKIEKRIRDFGLSKTDQETFLAFRNQYNLQQNPLDLYILSSYSYNFQFRFNNNMKFNNPFGRNRSSFNENMKINLLNFITRLGKMNAIFTDYLFHEFNLSTLIQDDFVYLDPPYLITTGSYNDGNRGFIDWGVEQELKMYDVIKKLNEKKIRFALSNVFEHKGKSHDLLKTFVNDNGFNIHYLDFNYKNSSYNTIKKESIEVLITNY; encoded by the coding sequence ATGCGTTATATTGGCTCCAAAAAGTTACTTTTACCTGAAATAAAAAAAATGCTGGATAAACATGTGATTGGTGACGAAAAAATTTTTTTAGATCTTTTCGGCGGAACAAATAGTGTGGGCTTATATTTTAAAAAACACTATACCATTTATAGTAATGATTTATTATATTTCAGTTATGTTAATGCAAAAGCATTAATAGAAAATAACTCACAACCAACTTTTAATCAATTAGTAAAAAATGGTATATCAAATCCACTTGAATTTTTGATGAAAGCTCCAATAAATAATAGCAAAATTGGGTATTATGAGCAAAGCTATTCACCGACAGGTGATGCAATGTATATATCTACTGTAAATGCGAAAAAAATTGATGTAGTTAGAGATACGTTATCTGACTGGCAATCTCAAGGATTAATTACTCAACTTGAATTTTTTTATTTGCTTAACTGCTTGATAGAATCGATACCTTTTGTTAGTAACATCACCGGTACTTATGGAGCTTTTTTAAAGTATTGGGATAAAAGAGCATTAAATAATTTGCAATTCGAACCATCAATGATACTAGATAATGAAAGACATAATAAAGCTTTTAATGAAAATGCGAATGAATTAGTTAAGAAAATCAGTGCGGATATCGTGTACATCGATACTCCATATAATTCTCGTCAATATGCTTCAAACTACCATTTATTAGAAAATGTTGCTCGAAATAGCAAACCCGAACTGAAGGGTATAACTAAAATTTTTGATTGGAAAAATTTGAAAAGCAATTATTCCAACACAAAAGCAGCATTAATTGATATGGAAGAATTATTACATAATATCGACTCGACTCATATTATTTTAAGTTATAACAATGAAGGCATAATTTCAGAAGATGATTTACATGGTTTAATGAAAAAAGCTTCAAGTAATAACTTAGTTGATGTATGTCGTATTCCATATAGGAAATATCAATCTAAAAAAAAATCTACTACCAGCGATGTTTATGAATTGCTATTCTATATTCAGAAAAAAAATAGAACTAAACGTATATCAAATAGCAAAGCTGCATCACCTAACATTCAAATACTAGAAAATGGAAAGTTAATAAAAAGCCCATTAAATTATATTGGAGGTAAATATAGATTATTGAAGCAGATTTTACCCTTATTTCCGGCAAACATTGAAACATTTGTAGACCTATTTAGCGGCGGAGCTAACGTTGGAATAAATGTCAATGCTAAAAAACACATATTTAATGACATGAATTATCGAATAAATGAAATGTTTAGATATTTTCAACTAGAAAATCCAATTATCCTGATCGAAAAAATAGAGAAACGCATAAGAGATTTCGGACTAAGTAAAACAGATCAGGAAACATTTTTAGCATTTAGAAATCAATATAATTTACAACAAAATCCTTTAGATTTATACATACTATCTTCGTATAGCTATAATTTTCAATTCAGATTTAATAATAATATGAAATTTAATAATCCTTTTGGTAGAAATAGGAGTAGTTTTAACGAAAATATGAAAATAAACCTATTAAACTTTATAACACGATTAGGTAAAATGAATGCAATATTTACGGATTATTTGTTTCATGAATTTAATCTTTCTACACTAATACAAGATGATTTTGTATATTTAGATCCTCCATACTTGATTACAACTGGAAGTTATAATGATGGTAATAGGGGCTTTATTGATTGGGGAGTGGAACAAGAACTAAAAATGTATGATGTTATAAAAAAGCTAAATGAAAAGAAGATTCGCTTCGCACTTAGTAATGTTTTTGAACATAAAGGTAAAAGCCATGATTTGTTAAAAACATTTGTCAATGATAATGGATTTAATATCCATTATCTTGATTTCAATTATAAAAACTCTTCTTATAATACTATCAAGAAAGAAAGCATTGAAGTATTAATAACTAACTACTAA
- the agaR gene encoding transcriptional repressor AgaR, translating to MDNESQLITTVTRREKIIELVCDNGSVSVNKLSQLFSVSTVTIRNDLSHLENKGCVFRYYGGAVLNKQFAFDKSLQFKSGINSSNKNIIAQCAAELVQDGDRIILDSGSTTALMVPYLKNKRDLIVMTNALNIAYDLATNTDIDVLIAGGNVRKNTYSITGPTTEQLLSMYHFNKLFLGIDGIDLDAGITTANFSEATVNKAMCHASQQIIAITDSTKFGRKSFCLIESIENIDSLITDSHIPDNYLSALQEKNITIILADKTDHGGRFNRKNTRCN from the coding sequence ATGGATAATGAGAGTCAATTGATCACTACTGTAACGCGCCGAGAAAAGATCATCGAACTGGTATGTGATAACGGATCTGTTTCAGTCAATAAGCTTAGTCAGCTTTTTTCAGTTTCGACAGTTACGATCCGTAATGATCTAAGTCACTTAGAAAATAAAGGATGTGTATTTCGCTACTATGGCGGCGCGGTACTTAATAAACAATTCGCGTTTGATAAATCTCTGCAATTTAAAAGCGGCATAAATTCGAGTAATAAAAATATTATTGCCCAGTGCGCCGCAGAGCTGGTACAAGATGGTGACCGAATTATCCTCGACTCCGGCTCGACAACAGCCTTAATGGTGCCTTATTTAAAAAATAAACGTGATCTTATTGTTATGACCAATGCGTTAAATATTGCGTATGACCTTGCAACCAATACCGATATCGATGTGTTAATTGCCGGTGGAAATGTGAGGAAAAATACCTACTCAATTACAGGGCCAACTACCGAACAACTACTCAGTATGTATCACTTTAATAAACTTTTTCTTGGCATTGATGGCATCGATCTTGATGCCGGAATTACAACCGCAAATTTTTCAGAAGCAACGGTTAACAAAGCGATGTGCCATGCGTCACAGCAAATTATCGCTATTACCGATTCAACTAAATTTGGTAGGAAAAGTTTTTGTTTAATTGAAAGCATTGAAAACATCGACAGCCTTATTACCGATTCACATATTCCAGATAATTACCTTAGTGCCCTGCAAGAAAAAAACATCACGATTATTTTGGCTGATAAAACCGACCATGGTGGCCGTTTCAATCGTAAAAATACCCGTTGCAACTAA
- a CDS encoding SIS domain-containing protein — MKKYFDYDANFLQRHHAKHTAKEINQQPRIWQNLCLALKNNQSQWQAFLRPLLADPNLNIILTGAGSSAFAGSTLAPWLRQKTGLNVHAYGTTEIVSNPLQSLSANKKTLIISYARSGNSPESLATIELADQLISDCYHLFITCNPNSALTCYAKKSQKIFELVMPEGSHDVGFAMTSSISSMMMTTILVLGYKNWQDAAQLAEYIAQVCSDKLSEWQTIIKQLAKQPFDRIVYVGSGCFMGLSQEASLKVLELTAGKIATRFDSTLGLRHGPKFMVDKNTLIICMQSNDPYTRQYDLDLFNELKRDHIASQVIGLSGINTDDSDTYCVDLSLDDIWLIFPYLLFAQMLAFEKSLAVGLGPDNPCPSGEVNRVVKGVNIYPFIAHKQ; from the coding sequence ATGAAGAAATATTTTGATTATGATGCTAATTTTTTACAACGACATCATGCTAAGCACACCGCAAAAGAGATTAATCAGCAACCGCGGATATGGCAAAATCTTTGCTTAGCGCTAAAAAATAATCAATCACAGTGGCAAGCTTTTTTAAGGCCGTTACTTGCCGATCCTAACTTAAATATTATTTTAACGGGAGCAGGTTCTTCGGCTTTTGCGGGTAGTACTTTAGCGCCTTGGTTGCGCCAAAAAACGGGCCTTAATGTCCATGCTTATGGCACAACAGAAATCGTATCAAACCCCTTGCAGTCATTATCAGCCAATAAAAAAACGTTAATTATCTCTTACGCACGCTCCGGCAATAGCCCTGAAAGTTTAGCAACTATCGAACTTGCCGATCAATTAATCTCTGATTGTTATCACCTTTTTATTACCTGTAATCCAAATAGTGCTTTAACTTGCTACGCCAAAAAATCACAAAAAATTTTTGAATTAGTGATGCCTGAAGGTAGCCATGATGTCGGCTTTGCCATGACATCAAGCATTAGTAGTATGATGATGACAACGATTTTAGTTCTGGGTTACAAAAATTGGCAAGATGCGGCGCAATTAGCTGAGTATATTGCGCAAGTTTGCAGCGATAAACTAAGCGAGTGGCAAACTATTATCAAACAGCTGGCAAAGCAGCCATTTGATCGCATTGTTTATGTGGGTAGTGGCTGCTTTATGGGCTTATCGCAAGAGGCATCATTAAAAGTGTTAGAGCTAACCGCCGGTAAAATTGCGACACGCTTTGATTCAACCCTTGGTTTACGCCATGGCCCTAAATTTATGGTAGATAAAAACACCTTAATTATTTGCATGCAATCGAATGATCCTTATACCCGTCAGTATGATTTAGACTTATTTAATGAGCTAAAACGCGATCATATTGCGAGCCAAGTGATCGGTTTAAGCGGCATTAATACGGATGATAGTGATACTTACTGCGTTGATCTTAGCCTTGATGATATTTGGCTTATCTTCCCTTATTTACTTTTTGCGCAAATGTTAGCCTTTGAAAAATCATTAGCGGTAGGGCTAGGCCCTGATAATCCTTGCCCAAGTGGTGAAGTTAATCGCGTGGTTAAAGGCGTCAATATTTACCCATTCATTGCCCATAAACAATAA
- the agaV gene encoding PTS N-acetylgalactosamine transporter subunit IIB, translating into MATPNILMTRIDNRLVHGQVGVTWTSALGANLLLIANDVAATDLVQQSLMDMVIADGVQTRYFTLQKTIDIIAKAASHQKIFIICKTPQDVLCLVKGGVPITFVNIGNMHFTTGKKQIHKTVSVDDADIAAFNELIQLGVTCEVRRVPDETGEMICDLLKRC; encoded by the coding sequence ATGGCAACTCCTAACATTTTAATGACACGTATTGATAACCGCCTTGTTCACGGTCAAGTGGGCGTTACTTGGACTAGCGCGCTAGGCGCTAATTTATTGTTGATTGCTAACGATGTTGCAGCAACAGATCTAGTGCAACAAAGTTTGATGGATATGGTGATTGCTGATGGGGTGCAAACGCGCTATTTCACCCTACAAAAAACCATCGATATTATTGCTAAAGCAGCGAGTCATCAAAAAATATTTATTATCTGTAAAACCCCGCAAGATGTTCTTTGCTTAGTTAAAGGCGGTGTGCCTATTACCTTTGTTAATATCGGTAATATGCATTTTACAACTGGTAAAAAACAGATCCATAAAACAGTTTCGGTTGATGATGCTGATATTGCTGCATTTAATGAGCTAATTCAGTTAGGCGTTACATGCGAAGTGCGCCGTGTGCCCGATGAAACCGGCGAGATGATTTGCGATCTACTAAAACGATGTTAA
- the agaW gene encoding PTS N-acetylgalactosamine transporter subunit IIC, translating to MLIDALLIGLLAGIAGVDLFDGLTHIHRPVVIGPLVGLILGDIQTGLLVGGSLELVWMGMVPLAGAQPPNVVIGGVIGTAFAILTNADPKVAIGIAVPFAIAVQGCITILFTIYSPMMHRCDKLVEQLNFKGIAWVNYLGMIILFCFYFIVAFLPIYFGADAATALVQKSPQWLLDGLSVAGGMMPAIGFAMLMKIMMKKNYVAYFILGFLGVTFLNLPIIAIALGALAIAMIDFFNSSRNSQSENLATHNHQTIEVEDGI from the coding sequence ATGTTAATTGATGCACTTTTAATCGGGCTACTTGCAGGTATTGCAGGTGTTGACCTATTTGATGGATTAACCCATATTCATCGCCCAGTTGTCATTGGCCCATTAGTCGGGCTTATTTTAGGTGATATACAAACGGGATTATTAGTGGGTGGCTCGTTAGAGCTTGTTTGGATGGGCATGGTGCCGCTTGCTGGCGCGCAGCCGCCCAACGTGGTAATTGGCGGCGTGATTGGTACAGCGTTTGCTATTTTAACTAATGCTGATCCTAAAGTGGCAATTGGCATTGCGGTGCCTTTTGCGATAGCAGTTCAGGGCTGTATCACGATTTTATTTACAATTTACTCTCCGATGATGCACCGCTGCGATAAGCTAGTTGAACAGCTTAATTTTAAAGGTATCGCTTGGGTTAATTATTTAGGCATGATTATTTTATTTTGTTTCTATTTTATTGTTGCTTTCTTGCCTATTTATTTTGGTGCCGATGCAGCAACTGCATTAGTACAAAAATCACCGCAGTGGCTACTTGATGGTTTAAGTGTCGCAGGTGGAATGATGCCTGCAATAGGCTTTGCAATGCTAATGAAAATTATGATGAAAAAAAACTATGTTGCTTATTTTATTTTGGGATTTCTCGGTGTGACATTTTTAAATCTACCAATTATCGCCATAGCGTTAGGGGCACTTGCCATTGCGATGATTGATTTTTTTAACTCCAGTCGTAATAGTCAAAGCGAAAACTTAGCAACTCATAATCACCAAACAATCGAGGTTGAAGATGGCATTTAA
- a CDS encoding PTS system mannose/fructose/sorbose family transporter subunit IID: MAFNDDDKKMAAKADTLMTQALATSQVSADSYASKDEAMALTKGDINKMAVRSLLLQASFNYERMQAGGWLYTLMPALRKIHNNKSDLKNSMHMHMEFINVHPFDVTFLSGLVLAMERGKENISTIRAVKVALMGPLGGIGDALFWLTLLPICAGIGASLALEGSLFGPIIFLLMFNSVHFVIRFGLAHYGYNAGTSALPLLKANTKRISHAASIVGMTVIGALVASYVRLSTPLEITAGQAHIALQTQVLDKLMPNLLPLGFTLLVYALMKRNFSPVKLIGLTVVFGVIGKLIGLL; encoded by the coding sequence ATGGCATTTAATGATGATGATAAAAAAATGGCGGCAAAGGCTGACACGCTCATGACACAAGCATTAGCAACTAGCCAAGTGAGTGCTGATTCTTATGCTTCTAAAGATGAGGCGATGGCATTAACTAAAGGTGATATTAATAAAATGGCAGTGCGATCTTTATTATTACAAGCCTCATTTAACTATGAGCGAATGCAGGCCGGCGGCTGGCTTTATACGCTGATGCCAGCATTACGTAAAATTCATAACAATAAAAGTGACCTTAAAAATTCAATGCATATGCATATGGAGTTTATTAATGTCCATCCTTTTGATGTAACCTTCTTATCAGGATTAGTGCTTGCGATGGAGCGTGGTAAAGAGAATATTTCAACTATTCGAGCCGTTAAAGTTGCCCTAATGGGGCCATTAGGTGGTATTGGTGATGCCTTATTTTGGCTAACATTATTACCTATTTGCGCAGGTATTGGGGCTTCACTGGCTTTAGAGGGCAGTTTATTTGGTCCAATTATTTTTTTACTTATGTTTAATAGTGTGCATTTTGTGATCCGCTTTGGTCTTGCTCATTATGGCTATAATGCTGGTACTAGTGCTTTACCGTTATTAAAGGCTAACACTAAACGTATTTCGCATGCAGCCTCAATTGTTGGCATGACTGTTATTGGCGCACTAGTTGCCTCTTATGTGCGGTTATCGACGCCACTTGAAATTACTGCTGGCCAAGCGCATATTGCTTTACAAACGCAGGTGCTTGATAAGCTAATGCCAAATCTATTACCACTCGGTTTTACCTTACTTGTTTATGCGTTAATGAAACGCAATTTTTCGCCAGTCAAATTAATTGGTTTAACGGTAGTATTTGGTGTTATTGGTAAACTTATTGGCCTTTTATAG
- the agaF gene encoding PTS galactosamine/N-acetylgalactosamine transporter subunit IIA: MLGIILTGHGSFATGLYDATVQIIGQQAQFMAVNFPDGLSVDELEKQLNSARQQCDQGEGVIFLTDILGGSPFRTAALISFGYANIEVITGSNLPLVIEMLLMRDGLDASTFRDMAIDKAKQAVTSLWHQTSNVTHHIKECEDGI, encoded by the coding sequence ATGTTAGGTATTATATTAACTGGTCATGGCAGCTTTGCAACGGGCCTATATGACGCGACGGTGCAAATTATAGGGCAACAAGCGCAGTTTATGGCTGTCAATTTTCCTGATGGTTTAAGCGTTGATGAGTTAGAAAAACAATTAAACTCAGCACGCCAGCAGTGTGATCAAGGTGAGGGCGTAATATTTTTAACCGATATTTTAGGCGGATCACCTTTTCGCACTGCGGCACTAATTAGCTTTGGTTATGCAAATATTGAAGTGATAACCGGCAGCAATCTACCGCTCGTTATTGAGATGTTACTAATGCGGGACGGGCTTGATGCTAGTACATTTCGCGATATGGCCATTGATAAAGCAAAGCAAGCGGTAACAAGTTTATGGCATCAAACGTCAAATGTAACGCACCATATCAAGGAGTGTGAGGATGGAATATAA
- the nagA gene encoding N-acetylglucosamine-6-phosphate deacetylase translates to MEYKKIHTQRILTEIGWLENGLLTIDKQGIIIAIEQAKSPSPNNLTIMPALIDSHIHGAKGMDVMDASHQALNTISLYLAEHGVGAFLATTVTESTEKIEAALVQIKQSYQQGVDGAQLLGAYLEGPFFTAKHKGAHPQNLLQAPTRMLLKRWLKLADGTLKCIALAPEYLNSLSIIRWLRLQNIRVMLGHTNANYQTIKSALTAGASGVVHCYNGMQGLHHREPGAVGAAFTSPNCQTEIIADGYHVHHAAINIAHRCCNDQLLLISDAMRAAGMQNGDYKLGEMNVHMQNNVVRTDDGGLAGSTLSLDVAVNHLANAANIAFEQAWLHASIYVANALGIGNVLGSIRVGKQANLVLLTPQKQIIATLVNGNTVYKGQDHDNYQLR, encoded by the coding sequence ATGGAATATAAAAAAATCCATACCCAGCGTATTTTGACCGAAATAGGCTGGCTTGAAAATGGGCTACTCACGATTGATAAGCAGGGTATTATTATCGCTATCGAGCAAGCTAAGTCGCCGAGCCCAAATAACCTAACTATCATGCCAGCGTTAATTGATAGCCATATACATGGCGCTAAAGGTATGGATGTGATGGATGCAAGTCACCAAGCATTAAATACCATTAGCCTATATTTAGCCGAGCATGGCGTGGGGGCTTTTTTAGCTACAACCGTAACCGAGTCTACTGAAAAAATCGAAGCGGCATTAGTGCAAATAAAACAGAGTTATCAGCAAGGGGTAGATGGCGCCCAGCTATTAGGCGCCTATTTAGAAGGACCATTTTTTACTGCTAAGCATAAAGGCGCTCACCCGCAAAATTTATTACAAGCCCCTACGCGTATGCTACTTAAAAGATGGCTGAAATTGGCGGATGGCACGCTTAAATGTATTGCTTTAGCGCCGGAATATCTTAATTCCTTATCGATAATTCGCTGGCTTAGGCTGCAAAATATACGGGTTATGCTAGGGCATACTAATGCTAACTACCAAACTATCAAATCAGCGTTAACTGCCGGCGCAAGTGGGGTAGTTCATTGTTATAACGGCATGCAAGGATTACACCATCGTGAGCCTGGCGCAGTTGGCGCTGCATTTACCTCACCAAATTGCCAAACTGAAATCATTGCCGATGGCTATCATGTGCATCACGCGGCTATTAACATCGCCCATCGCTGCTGCAACGATCAGTTACTGCTAATTAGTGATGCGATGCGCGCGGCTGGTATGCAAAATGGCGATTACAAATTGGGCGAAATGAACGTACATATGCAAAATAATGTTGTTCGAACCGATGATGGTGGACTTGCGGGTAGCACACTTTCGCTTGATGTTGCCGTTAACCATCTTGCTAATGCAGCAAATATTGCTTTTGAGCAAGCTTGGCTACATGCTAGCATTTACGTGGCAAATGCGCTTGGTATCGGTAATGTTTTGGGCAGTATTCGCGTTGGTAAACAAGCTAATCTTGTATTACTAACGCCACAAAAACAAATTATTGCAACCTTAGTAAACGGTAATACAGTATACAAAGGGCAAGATCACGATAACTATCAACTACGTTAA